In the Nitrosopumilus cobalaminigenes genome, TCTGCACTTCCAGAAACTCCTGAACTAGAACGATTACCGTGTTTTGCTACTATCCCGCCTGCAGCAGCTACGACAAATGAGGCTGTAGTGGATATGTTGAATGTTTGGAGTTTATCTCCGCCTGTACCACACATGTCTATGACTGGGCCTTGATTTGTTGTATCCACCTTTAATGAAAATTCCTGCATTTTATCAAGCATTCCTAATAATTCATCATCTGTCTCTCCTTTTTCTGCCAGTAGTGATAAAAAATCGGCATTCTGTATATCATTAGTTTTACCCGATAATACATCTGTCATCACTTGATTCATTTCGTCATATGTGAGGTCTGTCTTTTCTTGTAATTTTGAAATTAATTCTGAAATCATTTTTTTCTATCCTTTACTTGTTTGATAAAATTTCCAAGAATAATTTTTCCATCTTCAGTCATGATTGACTCTGGATGAAATTGCACTCCTTGAATAAGATATTCTTTATGTTGGATTGCCATTACTTCTCCATCATCTGATGCTGTTGCAGTTACCTCTAACACATCGGGAATTATTGTTTTATCTCCTACCAGACTATGGTATCTAGTAGCTTTGAATGGATTTTTTACATCAGAAAATAATTTTGAATTATTGTGATCAACTGGACTTGTTTTCCCATGTCTCACACATCCTGCATTAGTTACCTTACCTCCAAATGCATCAATTATTCCCTGATGTCCTAGACAGACTCCGAGAATAGGTGTGGTTGGTCCAATGTCTTTGATAACTTCAGAACATACTCCAAAGTATTTTTTATCTTCTGGCGTTCCAGGTCCTGGAGAAATTATTATTGCGTCATAATTTTTTTCTTTAATTTGTTGTAATGTAATTTTGTCATTTCTTATTACATCGCACTCTACTCCCAACTCTCCTAGATATTGCGCAATATTGTATACGAATGAATCATAGTTGTCTATGATTAGAAAATTCATTTAGATGCCTCCTTTAATGCTTGTAGCATTGCCCCTGCTTTGTGCTCTGTCTCCTTGAATTCATTTTCTGCAATTGAATCTGACACAATTCCTGCACCTGATTGAACAAATCCTTTATTGTTTTCAATGAATATGCTTCTAATTGCTATTGCAAAATCACAACATCCATTGTATGAGAAATATCCTACAGCCCCTGCATATGGGCCTCTTGCCTCTGTTTCCAGCCCATCAATTATCTCCATGGCTCTAACTTTGGGTGCTCCTGAAACAGTTCCAGCTGGAAATACTGCCTGAAATGCATCAAACATGTCATTTTCAGGAGCCAAATTACCTACTACGTGACTAACAATATGCTGAACATGGCTAAATCTCTTGATTTCCATCAGGGATTCAGGATGTACACTTCCATATTTGCAGACTCGACCAATGTCATTTCTTCCCAAATCTACAAGCATTGTATGTTCTGCAAGTTCCTTTTCATCATGAATTAACTCCTCTGACAATGCCTTGTTTTTTTCTTCATCATCTGTAATTTTTCTAGTTCCTGCAATTGGAAATGTCTCTACTTTATCATCTGTAATTCTAACTAACATCTCAGGGGATGCTCCGATTATTGTCTTGGTATCTTGTTTTAGATGATACATGTATGGTGATGGATTTAGTTTTCTTAGTGTTTTGTATAATGTCAAATTATCTCCATCTGTATCAAAAGTAAACTTTCTAGATAATACCACTTGGAAAATATCTCCATCATGAATGTATTTTTTTGCCTTGTTAACTATTTCAGAATATTTTGGTTCATCCATGTTTGGTGTTACTTCACCTGCATGAAATTCTCCAAATGCCCCGTCATCCATCACAAATTTCTCAAACCTATTTTCATCATGATAAAAATAAAATAATTTTTCATGTATTTTGTCATATAGTATTCCGTCATCATAAATTCCAAATTCAATTAACGGCTGTGGTGAATCGTGTGAATCTTCTATGTTTTCAACTAGTCTAATTGCATCATAATTTACTACTCCTACTGCTCCTCCCAAGTATCTATAACTTTGATCGTCTGATTTTCCTAATAATTTTTTTAGTTCCTCAAATGGTTTTGTGGTTTGAATAGTTTGTGTTTCTCCGTTTTCAATAATTTCCACTTTGTCTGAATATCCTTTGAGAATGATTTTTGGATCAAAACCCATTACCGATGTTTCAGCTAATACTTCTGGCCCTGTCAGTGATTCAAATAGAAATGAATGTGAATAATTTCTTGAAATTTTATTATAAATTTGAAATTGATTTTCAGATAAATCTAGAGGTATTACTTTTGCTTGTGTTTTTCCAAAGGTGTCCACCCATAGACAAATTTCTGGTGGTTTATTATTTAAAGTGATGAGATGTTTGTGATCTCTCTACTATTGTCTGAAATTATTGATTTCTTAGGCGTATAACCATTACGGTATAGTACGGTACCTTTATAGTCTAGTAGATCGTATTACAATCATCATGCAGGGGGCAAATCAGACAATCATACAGGATATGCAGATTCTAAAATCACATTCTGTTTCAACATCTGTTAGTAAGGTGGAGTGTTACGTTTGTGGAAAAGGATTGCAGGATGGTCATTCTATTACTGCTAAAACATTACCTAACGGCATAGTGCTATTTTGTGATGTTCACTATTCATTACAGTAATTCTTCGATCTAGCGTGCCATTTTGGAATTGCATTTTTAATGAAAATTCCATCATCATTATGTGCTTATGGTGTATTGTATAATCATGGTACAATGCCCTCATTGTGAAATACAGTTATTGAGTAATGGTTTTCTAAACCGTCATGTAAGAACTATTCATGCTCCTGAAAAACTTATTTCAAATTTACAATAATTGAAACGCAGAAAAAAATTCTTTTGCACCATTTTTAGTTAGTTCTTTGTTTTTTGTTTGACAATAGTTTGTGGTAAATGTACATTTGGGACATCCTCCCCAATTTTTCCCATCCTCTATTTGGGATTTATCTGTAGGACAATCACAATCTTGTAAAAGAGAAAATCCTGTATTCAGAACTTTTTCAAATTCATCATAGACTATCTTACTACATCCATTAAACCCGTCTGATGAATTATCATAAAGATAGATTACCCCTTTCTCATAATAAACATCAATATCACTAGATTCTGATTTTGTTAAAATTTTACTTGCATTAACTAGGATGTGTGATATAGTGTGAATTCTAGGATCATTGACTATGGGGCTTTTAGAATCTGAAATTGCTTTTGAGATGAATTCTGGTGGAATTATTATGCTCACTGATGAATGCTTTGATTTCCAGTGGAAGTTTCTCCAACCTGAAATATTACTACCATTATACATTGCAAATTTATCTGCTGATTCATTGTAGTTTCCTTTCATGTATCCTGTAATGGTTCTATCAAGTGAAATCATTCCATATCTTAATGATATTTTGTTAGATTTTACTTCAATTTCTCTATGAATTGCCTTACCTTCTGAGGTTTGAATGATGGATGTTTTAACTACTGGAATTGTTCTTTTTCCTTTTTCATTTGACCTCACAAGATATGCTCTAGCACCATTTTGAGATTTTATGAGTGAGTTTACCTCATAGTTTTGTTTGTTAAAATGATAGATTGCCTTTTGATGAAGCTGATAATATCCTACAGGAACCCCTCTGGTTCCAATTTTTCTAGAATTATAATAGATGGAAATTTCTCCTGATGCTCCTCTAAGATTTACACTGTTTGCAAAATCAAAGAATTGTGATTTGTCTGATTCCTTTGCAGATTGATCTTCAATTTCTACTGACTCTACATGTCTTTCTGAAATAATTGGATTCTTTTTGTTGATTGGAATTATGTGGTTTTGTTTTAGATATTCATCTATGTGTCGTGCAAAATAGTGACATGCTGCATCTTCAGGATCAAAAACACAAATTGCATATGATTTTTGACCCATTCTACCTGCTCTTCCAATTCTTTGAATAAAGGAATCAAATTCATTTTTGAATGCAGATATTACCACATCTACATGGCCAATATCGATACCAAGTTCTAGTGTAGGGGTACATGATAGTACATCAAGT is a window encoding:
- a CDS encoding anthranilate synthase component II, whose protein sequence is MNFLIIDNYDSFVYNIAQYLGELGVECDVIRNDKITLQQIKEKNYDAIIISPGPGTPEDKKYFGVCSEVIKDIGPTTPILGVCLGHQGIIDAFGGKVTNAGCVRHGKTSPVDHNNSKLFSDVKNPFKATRYHSLVGDKTIIPDVLEVTATASDDGEVMAIQHKEYLIQGVQFHPESIMTEDGKIILGNFIKQVKDRKK
- a CDS encoding anthranilate synthase component I family protein; amino-acid sequence: MDTFGKTQAKVIPLDLSENQFQIYNKISRNYSHSFLFESLTGPEVLAETSVMGFDPKIILKGYSDKVEIIENGETQTIQTTKPFEELKKLLGKSDDQSYRYLGGAVGVVNYDAIRLVENIEDSHDSPQPLIEFGIYDDGILYDKIHEKLFYFYHDENRFEKFVMDDGAFGEFHAGEVTPNMDEPKYSEIVNKAKKYIHDGDIFQVVLSRKFTFDTDGDNLTLYKTLRKLNPSPYMYHLKQDTKTIIGASPEMLVRITDDKVETFPIAGTRKITDDEEKNKALSEELIHDEKELAEHTMLVDLGRNDIGRVCKYGSVHPESLMEIKRFSHVQHIVSHVVGNLAPENDMFDAFQAVFPAGTVSGAPKVRAMEIIDGLETEARGPYAGAVGYFSYNGCCDFAIAIRSIFIENNKGFVQSGAGIVSDSIAENEFKETEHKAGAMLQALKEASK